DNA from Kitasatospora herbaricolor:
CCTGATCCGGTCATCGACGCCAATCTCGCCATCGCGCTGGACGCTCTGCTGACGGAGCACAGCGTGACCCGCGCCGCCGCACGGCTGCACACCTCGCCCGCCGCCATGAGCCGCACCCTCGCCCGCCTGCGCCGCGTCCTCCAGGACCCCCTGCTGGTCCGGGCCGGGCAGGCGATGGTGCCCACCCCGCGCGCCCAGGCCCTGCGCGAGGAGGCCGCCGCGGTGGTACGCAGCCTCGGAGCGCTGCTCAGCCCCGGCGCGAGCGTCGACCCCGCCGGCCTCAGCAGCACCTTCACCCTCCAGGCCGCCGACCTGGTCGGCGCGGCACTGGCCCCCGGACTGCTGCGACTGGCCCGGCGGGAGGCGTCGGGCGTCTCGTTCCGGATCCGGGCCGAGGAGTTGGAGGCCGGCCCCGCCCTGCGCGACGGCCGGATCGACCTGGAGATCGGGTCCATCGACCACGTGGACCCGGAGACCCGGGTCGAGGAGCTGGTCGGCCTCCGCATGGTGGCGGCCGTCCGCCCCGGCCATCCGCTCACCGAGGGGCCGCTGACCCCGGCCCGGCTCGCCGCCGCCGAGCACGTCGCGGTCAGCCGCCGGGGCCGGTTCACCGGCCCCCTCGACACCGCCCTCGCCGCGCAGGGCCTGCACCGGCGGGTCGGCGTCGTCCTCCCCAGCCACCTGGCCGCGATGACCCTCGCCGCCCGCACCGACGTCGTCTGCCTGGTGCCCGCCGCACTCCCCGGCGCCGCCCCCTCACCCCTCACCCACGACGCCGGCGCCCTCGGACTGCGGCTCCTCGACATCCCGCTGGACCTGCCACCACTGACCATCGGGATGGCCTGGCACCCCCGGAACACGGCCGACGGAGCCCACCGCTGGCTCCGCGCCGCCGTCCGCCGCACGCTCCGCACTGCGACCGCGGCCGCGGCAGTCACGGTGGCGGACGCAACCGGCCCCGAGTAGCAGGACAGCCCTCCCGGCGGAGGAGCCCGCGCCGGCCCGGTGCCGGCCGGGCTGCGAAACCCGCATGCGCCGGGCCGGCGGGGTCTGGGATCATCACCGGATGCTCCAGCGTCTCGAATCCATGGTCGTCCGGCACACCCGCCGCGTCCCCGCCCCCGCCGGCCCGGCTGCCCCCGCCGGACCAGCCGCCCGCGCCGGAACCACCGGGGCGGTCGGTCAGGG
Protein-coding regions in this window:
- a CDS encoding LysR family transcriptional regulator, which codes for MMLVSSPDPVIDANLAIALDALLTEHSVTRAAARLHTSPAAMSRTLARLRRVLQDPLLVRAGQAMVPTPRAQALREEAAAVVRSLGALLSPGASVDPAGLSSTFTLQAADLVGAALAPGLLRLARREASGVSFRIRAEELEAGPALRDGRIDLEIGSIDHVDPETRVEELVGLRMVAAVRPGHPLTEGPLTPARLAAAEHVAVSRRGRFTGPLDTALAAQGLHRRVGVVLPSHLAAMTLAARTDVVCLVPAALPGAAPSPLTHDAGALGLRLLDIPLDLPPLTIGMAWHPRNTADGAHRWLRAAVRRTLRTATAAAAVTVADATGPE